In the genome of Magnolia sinica isolate HGM2019 chromosome 2, MsV1, whole genome shotgun sequence, one region contains:
- the LOC131237965 gene encoding laccase-11-like, with amino-acid sequence MARQCTFYSGSILLFLGFIGFVFLPIDAEAAVKKYQFDIQVKNVSRLCHAKPIVTVNGMFPGPTIYAREGDRVLVNVTNYAQYNMSIHWHGLKQFRNGWADGPAYITQCPIKSGNSYTYDFNVTGQRGTLWWHAHIFWLRATVYGAIVIMPKEGTPFPFPQPYSEVNLLLGEWWNTDVEEAVKQANKLGMPPAMSDAHTINGKPGPLFPCSEKHTFAMEVEWGKTYLLRIINAALNDELFFAIAGHNMTIVEIDAVYTKPFTTQALLIAPGQTTNVLVRADRTPARYFMGARPFMDVPIPVDNKTATAILQYKGIPNTVTPILPQLPPPNDTEFASSYNDKLRSLNTPTFPANVPIKVDRHLFYTIGLGQNPCPSCLNGTQLTASLNNITFVMPRIGLLQAHYFNIKGVFRADFPDRPPAVFNYTGAPLTANLGTSSGTRLSRVAFNKSIELVLQDTNLLTVESHPFHLHGYNFFVVGRGIGNFDPAKDPAMFNLVDPPERNTIGVPTGGWTAIRFRADNPGVWFMHCHLELHTSWGLKMAFVVEDGKGPNQSVLPPPKDLPPC; translated from the exons ATGGCACGACAATGCACCTTCTACTCGGGATCTATCCTTCTCTTCTTGGGCTTTATTGGGTTTGTTTTTCTTCCCATTGATGCCGAAGCTGCAGTGAAGAAGTACCAGTTTGAT ATTCAAGTGAAGAATGTGAGCCGGTTGTGTCATGCCAAGCCCATTGTCACCGTTAATGGGATGTTTCCTGGGCCGACTATCTACGCGAGAGAAGGCGATCGTGTTCTTGTAAACGTCACCAACTATGCGCAATATAACATGTCCATTCATTG GCATGGATTGAAGCAATTCCGAAACGGTTGGGCAGATGGACCCGCTTATATAACGCAATGCCCAATCAAGAGTGGGAACAGCTACACATATGATTTCAATGTGACAGGACAGAGAGGAACCTTGTGGtggcatgctcatatcttttggCTAAGGGCAACGGTCTATGGTGCGATAGTCATCATGCCCAAAGAAGGAACTCCATTTCCATTCCCACAACCCTACAGTGAAGTTAATCTACTCTTAG GAGAATGGTGGAATACTGACGTCGAAGAGGCAGTAAAGCAAGCGAACAAGTTGGGCATGCCACCCGCAATGTCCGATGCGCATACTATAAATGGCAAGCCGGGCCCACTCTTCCCATGTTCAGAGAAAC ACACCTTCGCAATGGAGGTCGAATGGGGCAAGACCTATCTCTTGAGAATCATCAATGCTGCACTCAATGATGAGCTCTTCTTCGCCATCGCTGGTCATAACATGACCATCGTAGAAATTGATGCAGTTTACACCAAGCCCTTCACCACACAGGCATTACTAATTGCACCAGGCCAGACTACAAACGTTCTTGTTCGAGCAGACAGAACTCCAGCTAGATACTTCATGGGCGCACGCCCTTTCATGGACGTTCCAATCCCTGTCGACAACAAAACCGCTACAGCAATACTGCAATACAAAGGCATCCCAAATACTGTAACTCCAATCCTGCCTCAATTACCACCACCCAATGACACGGAATTTGCCTCAAGTTACAACGACAAGCTGAGGAGCCTAAACACCCCAACGTTTCCTGCGAATGTTCCTATCAAGGTCGATCGTCATCTCTTCTACACAATTGGGCTGGGACAGAACCCATGTCCTAGCTGTTTGAATGGGACACAGCTCACTGCTTCTTTGAACAACATAACTTTTGTAATGCCTCGAATTGGGCTTCTTCAAGCTCACTATTTCAACATCAAGGGAGTGTTTCGAGCTGATTTTCCTGATCGACCGCCTGCCGTTTTCAATTACACAGGCGCGCCACTTACGGCAAATCTTGGGACTTCATCAGGGACAAGGTTGAGTAGGGTTGCTTTCAATAAAAGTATTGAGCTGGTACTGCAGGACACTAATCTTCTTACAGTAGAGTCCCACCCATTTCATCTTCACGGCTACAATTTCTTTGTAGTTGGAAGGGGAATTGGGAACTTTGATCCGGCAAAGGACCCTGCTATGTTTAACTTGGTTGATCCACCTGAGAGGAATACAATTGGAGTTCCTACTGGAGGTTGGACTGCCATTAGGTTCAGAGCTGATAACCCAg GTGTTTGGTTCATGCACTGTCATCTGGAACTCCACACATCATGGGGGCTGAAGATGGCTTTCGTGGTGGAGGACGGGAAAGGCCCAAATCAATCTGTCTTACCTCCTCCCAAGGATCTTCCCCCCTGCTAG
- the LOC131230756 gene encoding putative pectinesterase 11: MIMTRLTSWGCVLWISVAMASLMGSSGAGSSSSAILIKVDPSGRGDYKKIQDAIDAVPSNNAELYFIWIKPGIYREKIVIPDNKPFITLSGTNANTTIITGSDGSSVVTSATLTVLASNFVARFLTIQNTYGPGIQAVALRVSGDKAAFYGCRIIAYQDTLFDDNGRHYYNNCYIEGAIDFICGNALSLFEKCSLHSVSDGNGAITAQRRSSPSENTGFSFINCKVTGTRSAILGRPWGAYSRVVFALSYMANVVLPQGWDDWNNPSNQRTAFYGEYRCYGAGSDVSKRVGWSHQLSSAEVAPFLTKSMINGREWLMPSPTRFRRASTTSVEKVDNK, encoded by the exons ATGATAATGACAAGATTAACAAGTTGGGGTTGTGTTTTGTGGATTTCAGTTGCAATGGCTTCTTTGATGGGGAGCTCAGGTGCTGGCTCATCCTCTTCGGCAATTCTTATAAAGGTTGATCCGTCAGGAAGAGGAGATTATAAGAAGATTCAGGATGCCATTGATGCTGTTCCCTCTAATAACGCTGAATTATACTTCATTTGGATTAAACCAGGCATTTacag AGAGAAGATTGTGATACCAGACAATAAGCCCTTCATAACATTAAGTGGCACAAACGCCAACACCACCATAATAACTGGGTCAGATGGTAGCAGCGTAGTCACCTCTGCAACTCTCACTGTCCTTGCTTCTAATTTTGTAGCAAGGTTTCTCACCATTCAG AATACATATGGGCCAGGAATCCAAGCGGTTGCATTAAGAGTATCAGGAGACAAAGCAGCTTTCTATGGATGCAGAATCATTGCTTATCAGGACACTCTCTTTGATGACAATGGCAGACACTATTACAACAATTGTTATATTGAAGGAGCCATTGACTTCATTTGCggaaatgctctctctctctttgaa AAGTGTAGCCTTCATTCAGTCTCTGATGGAAATGGTGCCATCACTGCACAACGCCGATCGTCGCCATCGGAGAATACAGGTTTCAGTTTTATCAATTGCAAGGTCACAGGAACGAGAAGTGCCATCTTAGGAAGGCCATGGGGAGCTTACTCAAGGGTGGTGTTTGCCCTCTCTTATATGGCTAATGTTGTGTTGCCTCAGGGATGGGATGACTGGAACAATCCTTCCAATCAAAG GACTGCGTTTTACGGTGAATACAGGTGCTATGGGGCGGGGTCCGATGTATCCAAGAGAGTTGGATGGTCCCACCAGCTTTCAAGTGCAGAGGTTGCACCCTTCTTGACCAAATCCATGATCAACGGCCGGGAATGGCTTATGCCTTCCCCTACACGTTTTAGAAGGGCCTCTACTACTTCTGTTGAAAAGGTGGATAACAAATAA
- the LOC131237963 gene encoding uncharacterized protein LOC131237963 isoform X1: protein MGSLMAGWDSPVQDPKAVTYQRNRSFTKGEIEAYWKSKKRIEEEHLKSISNSPQNSQVIVSESLYQGSESGSAAVLQRSSSLPLTVGRQDLVIGDSNTDVEKLRKTSDWWTRSNWAFLNVPPVTAMEGPSYKYASQYHVASVSNSKPDVRSGISA from the exons ATGGGTTCTCTAATGGCTGGATGGGATTCACCTGTTCAAGATCCTAAGGCTG TGACATATCAAAGAAACAGATCCTTCACCAAGGGAGAGATCGAGGCTTATTGGAAATCGAAAAAGAGAATAGAGGAAGAACATCTTAAATCCATCTCCAATTCACCACAGAACAGTCAGGTCATTGTTTCG GAGAGCTTATACCAGGGATCGGAATCAGGATCAGCAGCAGTGCTCCAGAGATCTAGCTCACTGCCCCTTACTGTTGGAAGGCAGGATTTGGTGATTGGTGACTCCAATACAGATGTAGAGAAGCTCAGAAAGACGAGTGATTG GTGGACCAGGAGCAATTGGGCATTTCTGAACGTACCTCCTGTAACTGCGATGGAAGGTCCTTCTTACAAGTACGCATCACAGTACCATGTCGCAAGCGTCTCCAACTCAAAGCCAGACGTGCGTTCAGGCATAAGTGCGTGA
- the LOC131237963 gene encoding uncharacterized protein LOC131237963 isoform X2: MGSLMAGWDSPVQDPKAVTYQRNRSFTKGEIEAYWKSKKRIEEEHLKSISNSPQNSQESLYQGSESGSAAVLQRSSSLPLTVGRQDLVIGDSNTDVEKLRKTSDWWTRSNWAFLNVPPVTAMEGPSYKYASQYHVASVSNSKPDVRSGISA, encoded by the exons ATGGGTTCTCTAATGGCTGGATGGGATTCACCTGTTCAAGATCCTAAGGCTG TGACATATCAAAGAAACAGATCCTTCACCAAGGGAGAGATCGAGGCTTATTGGAAATCGAAAAAGAGAATAGAGGAAGAACATCTTAAATCCATCTCCAATTCACCACAGAACAGTCAG GAGAGCTTATACCAGGGATCGGAATCAGGATCAGCAGCAGTGCTCCAGAGATCTAGCTCACTGCCCCTTACTGTTGGAAGGCAGGATTTGGTGATTGGTGACTCCAATACAGATGTAGAGAAGCTCAGAAAGACGAGTGATTG GTGGACCAGGAGCAATTGGGCATTTCTGAACGTACCTCCTGTAACTGCGATGGAAGGTCCTTCTTACAAGTACGCATCACAGTACCATGTCGCAAGCGTCTCCAACTCAAAGCCAGACGTGCGTTCAGGCATAAGTGCGTGA